The Toxorhynchites rutilus septentrionalis strain SRP chromosome 1, ASM2978413v1, whole genome shotgun sequence genome contains the following window.
cgggtattcctttagacgaaaatcatgtttttcatcaatttcctcatcttcagaacgttctacttcatacacagaattttcctcctcaacgtctgcttcatcctcctgctcttcaggaggtgggtcagcatcagaaacattcaatgacgtggaGGGGGGATCCTCCTcgccctcagccataataataaattagtcaactgttcgatgtgaacagtatagaataataataaaaaaaatagaaaaaaataaatgagtaaataaattatatttgtattcaaggtatatataaattatatttatttaaattttttattgtataaattcaaaaatgaaaaaagtttcaacaaaagttcaacggtaatgtaagaaaattgtacacccctaatgccaacgcttgccgatttggtaaatacaatgttggacaatggtgtaaatcgtacacaggaggttgaaggaatgataaatggaacaatagaaaaataaacttctacttgccgctgctgtgtagcgtgtgatgaatgtgtgttgatctgaactggatcctcagcgtctcgatcgtgcaccTCTTTTTATTGAGCTCGCTTCACTCGCAAGCGCTGATGaaaaaagcacaatataaatctgcgtgaaaaaaaaacaccgttatcggatcgattctcaaacttgtccgatcagctCGCGAGTTCTCGAACGAGTCCCAATTTATGTTACTCTTGTTGAATTGTTGGTGATCATTTTTGtatgttgcatttttttttcgagtacggTCTCTATTTTATCTAcgttcataattttattttgaaacatgtgtttattccacctggcAGTCCATCactattttcgcttcacaccatGCCATCAACACGGATTTCAACTGTACTCACAACGCGTACTACAATCTCACTACAGAACAGATAGCAAATCGAAATTTCCTAACTTTCCAATGTTTCTTGCTTTACAGAAAATTCAATGGTGaacacaaaaatataaaaacagctCAGATCAGACGATTTGTTATCGAGTGATGCGTGGGCCAACATTTGCGACAGTTGATCTTTATACATAAGACCTTTTGTTTAACTAAGCCtttctttttctattttcacCCCCCAACGACAGGAAATGAAGGCGATGCTGTACACCACCGTGGAGGAGGCGCCCGCCATGGAAAGCGTCGAGGAGGACATAATCAAGCGGCACTTTGCCAATTTCGATGAAAACTTTTACCACTACTGTGACGAAGAGCTGAAAAAGATCAACACCTTCTACTCGGAGAAGCTTGCGGAAGCGACCAGAAAGTATGCGGCACTGACCGCGCAGCTACGGACGATGCACGAGGGCCAGCAGCGGACGAAAACCAAAGCTCACACACTGAAGCGGATCAACCTGCCGTACCGGAAGGCACAGGAGCTGAAGCTGGCCTTCAGCGAGTTCTACCTGAGTCTGATCCTGCTGCAGAACTACCAGAACTTGAACCACACCGGATTTCGAAAGATTCTGAAGAAACACGACAAGCTGCTGCGGTCGGACAACGGTGCCAAGTGGCAGAAGGAGCAGGTGGAAACGAGTCATTTCTTCACCAACAAAGATGTCGACAAGCTGGTGAATGATACGGAGATGACGGTGACGAATCAGCTGGAGAGCGGCGATCGGCAGAAGGCAATGAAGAGACTGAGGGTTCCCCCGCTGGGGGAGCAGCAGAGTCCGTGGACCACGTTCAAGGTTGGCCTGTTTAGCGGCAGTTTTGTGGTGTTGTTTGTTGCTGTGATACTATCGGCTATTTTCCACGAAAGCTCGGGAGAGAATCTAAAGATTGCCTTCCGACTGTATCGTGGACCGCTGTTGATAATCGAATTCCTGTTTCTAATGGGCGTGAATATCTATGGGTGGCGATCGTCAGGCGTGAATCATGTGTTGATTTTCGAACTGGACCCCAGGAATCATCTGTCCGAACAGCATCTCATGGAGATGGCTGCCATTTTTGGCGTCGTGTGGACACTGAGTCTTCTGAGGTTTGCAATGACTACCTTAAACTTtattcattttcataattttccttTCTTTTACAGTTTCTTGTACAGCGCTAGCCTTAGTATACCACCGTACGTGAATCCGTTGGCCCTGACGGTCGTGATGATTGTGTTTCTGATGAATCCGTTCAAGGTGTTTCGGTACGAGGCCCGATTTTGGCTGCTCAAAATCATCGGCCGGATGGTGGCGGCTCCCTTTTTCCACGTCGGTTTCGCCGATTTCTGGCTGGCTGATCAGTTGAATAGTTTGGTGACCGCACTGTTGGACTTCCAGTTTCTCAGTTGTTTCTACATGACCAATGGGAACTGGCTGGAGGCGGGCAGTAAGTAGTCATGATTTTGAATGCCTTGGAGGAAAAAAGGTAACAATTTCGATTTAAATAGGCACAAGTCAATGTATGGAACAAAGCTATATTATTCGACCGATTGTGAACTGCCTGCCGGCTTGGTTCCGTTTCGCTCAATGCCTCCGGCGTTATCGGGACACGAAGGAAGCTTTTCCACATTTGGTTAACGCCGGGAAGTATTCAACTACCTTCTGTGTGGTTATATTTGCCACCCTCCGGAGTTTTCATGCTTGTAAGCAGTTCTGATGATTGAGGGGAACACTAGTTCATGTTCGAATCTTTCTTGCAGCGGAATACGAAGATGCCTATGATAACCCTTACCTTTGGATGTGGCTTCTCAGTTCGGTAGTATCCTCCTGCTATGCGTACACTTGGGACATCAAGATGGATTGGGGTTTGTTCGACAAGAATGCCGGTGAAAATACCTGCCTCCGAGAGGAAATCGTCTATTCTACTCCTGTAAGTTATACCGTAACTCCACTATAGTCGGCGCGATCAAGACTTTTCAAATCGTTGATATAACGTTGATATTTCTAACGGAAACTCATATAGTAGATGCGGAAGCTTGCTTTTTGCTTTTTGCTTGTCGGAATCAATATGTTTCAACATTCGGTTCAACGAAGCGATAGATTGCAATTTTTGGGTAATTACGGACTATTATACCTTTCTCCCAGTGCTAGTAACCAGCGTTCAATTGAGCTGTTAGATAACTGGTTAgagcattttttaaattttggtgGAATTAATGTTATTGCTGGtgacttcaatattaatttgttTGATGAACTAAAGTCTTCCCAATTGAAGTGCCTAATGAATAATCACCCAATACAGCAAAACATTGATTGATCCCGTTTATACAAATTTTGGCAAGGTTCAATCGTATCTACCGTCGATGAACTGAATATAACTGATCACGAAACTATACtcattaggcgtcgtgcacaaattacgtaaggtgagtaggggggagggggggtagccgtgatcgttacgtaacaaaattccatttttattcctgaatAAATTCACGCGCCCGTAGCTTCGATTCTGAGTCCAAAAGAGGTGCGgttcctgagccaagatgataaagcacgcGTTGTAATGGGCAGTAAGCAGGCTTGATGCATCTCGAATATTGCGTTAATCTACcgaatcatgattttgtcatggctgGAAAACATAAGCTTATTCCGTCTGTTATCGCAGGATGCAAAATAAAGCTAGGGCACTGCTATCTTGCTGAAGTTGTTCTATGCAGTGTTCCAATATACGTTGCAGtttgttcaggaaggcactgttcttcgaacGCATTTCCTCATGGGATCGATTTGCAAAGTATgtgcgagctgcctgaattcgagattattcGGTACCGAAGAATAGTCAAGCCAGTAACCATAATTAATGTGAatggaggaccagacgagaatCCTCGTTTTAAAAAGatcatagatattttcgatattttatactattattttaatcaattgaattttgatgcAATATTAGTTGCTACAAATTCTTCAGCACGCAGTGCATTCAACTGAGTTGGATTGTCTTTCTTTTCCAGCAGGTTAAATACTTCCTCGTGATCATGAGAGATCTCACTTGGATTAAAACTCGAAACAAGGCACCCGGAAttggaaataaaacatttttaatatgcaggggaatcgttagctgatTTGTGGAATAACCTAGTGATCGACGGATATCCCGTCAAAGCATAATATAGGGGGAGGATGGTAAAGACGGATACCTCaagtaaacgttgattttttcgtgaacaccacaaaaaaaaatagctatctcaccacaaattgatagtctaggtctctttttataataaaatttgtctttgaggcagaaattttgcaaaatgatttttttaaaaataagattgagtcgggaaagacggacacctgggGTGAGAAAGATGACCACTATCTGAAAATCCAAGTTTATGTACTTCATAAATTTTGGTggtcttcaaataggccttaaaaattatcgaacaaaaatgctagactaaaatcacctaaaaGGCTTGCAATTTGTACCATTTTTCCATGtccaaaatagcttccggcattcggaatgacaaaatCGGATTAggttttaaaaaccgctctgcttATTCGCccatgatatctggttgcacttgcaaacgtagttagtgggcatctgttaaacAGAAAAGGAGGAGATTAtcaatttgtttcaaaaacgaaatgttCGTCTTtagtcggtggagtgtccgtcttacccgacttgattagtattttgttttcataaatatttctggagtaaaaatgattcacttcaccgctgattcgataaattggaagagaagtgatggtaaatctatctatctatctatctatctatctatatatatataaaaatggagtgatgtttgtctgtctgtctgattcttatagactcggaaactactgaaccgatcgacatgaaaattggtatgtaggggtttttggggccggggaaggttttcgtgatattttgagacccctcccccctctctaagggggggctgccatacaaatgaaacacaaatttctgcattactcggaaattaaccaagcaaacgaaaccaaagttggcatgtgaaagttttagggtgcaataaatgtttctatgatggttagacagtccttcccccactcaaagggggggctgccatacaaatgaaacacagatttctgcattactcgagaattaatcgagcaaatgaaaccaaatttggcatgtggaggttttaggatgcaataaatatttctatggtgttaagatactccttccccctctcttcgagggggctgccgtacaaatgaaacacaaatttttgcattacccgagaattaatcaagcaaattaaaccaaattaggcatatggaaactttagggtgcaatgaatgtttctatggtggttagatacccctcctccctctcttaggggtggctgccatacaaataaaacacaaatttctgcattactcgagaattaatcaagtaaatgggtgggacgaagtttgccgggttagctagtttaaaataaaaatgtaatttattaaTAATACAGGGGTgttcgtctttcccgactttcccctattAAGTCCGCAAACTCCCAAATCGACGAAGCGGAATTAGTACATTACCAAGTCGAGTTGTTTGCTCGTCACGTAAATACATCCCAAGACCTTTTGCaggtagtgaaatgtaacggcAGGAACTGCCGCATTGAACGAAGGAGTAGTTATgtttgtgtaaatcaacatcaatttctaCCAGTTCATGGTCTTCTCAGCTAAACGCCAGATTGTTTTaaagcaccaatcccaacagatgtgagcactaattttccatctcggtttgttcgaaattctatgaacatgtcgaaagttcttccgaagtcACTACTCGCATATAAAGAACTTTTGTCtgaacatttgattccgacctgggcagatatctgatttttttacgttgatattctcattacttaaaaaaggtaaaaatttttcaaacgactttgactttgtgtacagattagcgttacgtaacatgagggggagggggttcgtcttgcgttactttttgttacataggggggGACGGGGTCCAAAAacctca
Protein-coding sequences here:
- the LOC129777750 gene encoding xenotropic and polytropic retrovirus receptor 1, which codes for MKFAEHLSAHITPEWRKQYINYEEMKAMLYTTVEEAPAMESVEEDIIKRHFANFDENFYHYCDEELKKINTFYSEKLAEATRKYAALTAQLRTMHEGQQRTKTKAHTLKRINLPYRKAQELKLAFSEFYLSLILLQNYQNLNHTGFRKILKKHDKLLRSDNGAKWQKEQVETSHFFTNKDVDKLVNDTEMTVTNQLESGDRQKAMKRLRVPPLGEQQSPWTTFKVGLFSGSFVVLFVAVILSAIFHESSGENLKIAFRLYRGPLLIIEFLFLMGVNIYGWRSSGVNHVLIFELDPRNHLSEQHLMEMAAIFGVVWTLSLLSFLYSASLSIPPYVNPLALTVVMIVFLMNPFKVFRYEARFWLLKIIGRMVAAPFFHVGFADFWLADQLNSLVTALLDFQFLSCFYMTNGNWLEAGSTSQCMEQSYIIRPIVNCLPAWFRFAQCLRRYRDTKEAFPHLVNAGKYSTTFCVVIFATLRSFHASEYEDAYDNPYLWMWLLSSVVSSCYAYTWDIKMDWGLFDKNAGENTCLREEIVYSTPFFYYFAIIEDLVLRFVWAVSFVLTENKIVSGDLMTSVLAPLEVFRRFVWNFFRLENEHLNNCGKFRAVRDISIAPLDSNDQIIILKMMDDEDGVMNRDTKHGRAKHKKNKEDKKPLLPTFRGSLQDLNVDISSSKKL